A window of Synchiropus splendidus isolate RoL2022-P1 chromosome 9, RoL_Sspl_1.0, whole genome shotgun sequence contains these coding sequences:
- the erlin1 gene encoding erlin-1 — protein sequence MMPHVGAVFAAVAGVMAIMLHSSIHKIEEGHLAVYYRGGALLTVPNSPGYHIMLPFITTYRSVQTTLQTDEIKNVPCGTSGGVMIYFDRIEVVNMLVPSAVVDIVRNYTADYDKTLIFNKIHHELNQFCSVHTLQEVYIELFDIIDENLKTALQKDLNVMAPGLTIQAVRVTKPKIPEAIRRNFELMEAEKTRLLITAQTQKVVEKEAETERKKAIIEAQKVAQVAEIQFQQKVMEKETEKKISEIEDAAFLAREKAKADAEYYTAAKFAEANRLKLTPEYLELMKYQAIAGNSKIYFGQDIPNMFVEGNPTAPKSARPGQHKDKADMLDVNRDGQ from the exons ATGATGCCGCACGTGGGGGCTGTGTTTGCAGCAGTTGCAGGAGTCATGGCGATCATGCTTCACTCCTCCATACACAAAATAGAGGAAGGACATCTTGCCGTGTACTACAG GGGCGGGGCTCTGCTGACGGTGCCCAACAGTCCTGGATATCATATAATGTTGCCGTTTATTACCACCTACAGATCGGTTCAG ACGACACTACAAACTGATGAGATCAAGAATGTGCCTTGTGGAACAAG TGGTGGTGTGATGATCTATTTCGACAGAATTGAAGTTGTCAACATGCTAGTTCCATCAGCTG TTGTGGACATTGTGAGGAACTACACCGCCGACTATGACAAGACCCTGATTTTCAACAAGATTCACCATGAACTTAACCAGTTCTGCAGCGTGCACACTCTCCAGGAGGTCTACATCGAGTTATTTG ATATAATTGATGAAAACCTGAAGACGGCTCTGCAGAAAGATCTTAACGTCATGGCTCCTGGACTGACTATTCAG GCAGTGCGTGTGACCAAGCCCAAGATCCCTGAGGCCATCAGGAGGAACTTTGAGCTCAT GGAAGCAGAGAAGACTCGTCTGCTGATCACAGCTCAGACTCAGAAGGTGGTGGAGAAGGAAgcagagacagaaagaaagaaggccATTATCG AGGCTCAGAAAGTGGCCCAGGTGGCTGAGATCCAGTTCCAACAGAAAGTGATGGAGAAGGAGACTGAGAAGAAGATCTCTGAGATCGAGG ACGCTGCCTTCCTGGCGAGGGAGAAGGCCAAGGCAGATGCAGAATACTACACTGCTGCGAAGTTCGCCGAAGCAAATCGG TTGAAGCTGACCCCAGAGTACCTGGAGCTTATGAAGTACCAGGCCATAGCTGGCAACAGCAAGATCTACTTTGGCCAGGACATCCCCAACATGTTTGTGGAGGGGAACCCTACGGCCCCCAAATCTGCTCGGCCCGGTCAACACAAGGACAAAGCAGACATGCTGGACGTGAACCGGGACGGTCAGTAA